Proteins encoded in a region of the Inquilinus sp. KBS0705 genome:
- a CDS encoding CAP domain-containing protein yields MKKHILLLAVAVVAVLSSFNNTNEPGSYSNFKQSFLNLINKTRQKGCNCGDQWFAPAPPLVWNDELEKAAHGHAKDMASKKYFSHTSKDGRSMSDRIVFAGYYFKGYKSFTVGENIAWGQNSIEEVMSGWFKSEGHCRNLMNPDFKEVGVAEKDEYWVQDFGGRESFSPEQQRLIKSGKYRLIQKEPVSGH; encoded by the coding sequence ATGAAAAAACACATTTTATTATTGGCCGTAGCCGTTGTAGCGGTATTAAGTTCGTTTAATAACACAAACGAGCCTGGTAGCTATTCCAACTTTAAGCAAAGCTTTTTAAACCTTATAAATAAAACGCGCCAAAAAGGCTGTAACTGCGGCGACCAATGGTTTGCACCCGCCCCTCCTTTAGTTTGGAACGATGAACTGGAAAAAGCCGCACACGGGCATGCTAAGGATATGGCCAGCAAAAAATATTTTAGCCACACCAGTAAAGATGGCCGCAGCATGAGCGACCGTATTGTTTTTGCCGGCTATTACTTTAAGGGATACAAAAGCTTTACTGTTGGTGAGAATATTGCCTGGGGCCAAAACAGCATTGAAGAAGTGATGTCCGGATGGTTTAAAAGCGAGGGCCACTGTCGTAACTTGATGAACCCCGACTTTAAAGAAGTAGGCGTTGCAGAAAAGGATGAATATTGGGTGCAGGATTTTGGCGGGCGCGAATCTTTCAGTCCCGAGCAGCAAAGGCTGATAAAGAGCGGCAAATACAGGCTTATTCAAAAAGAACCTGTTAGCGGGCACTAA
- a CDS encoding DUF1456 family protein: protein MSNNEVMKKLRVALQLRDDDIIKILELANFRTTKTELSAIFRADDHPNFMPCKDQLLRNFLNGLVIYKRGPMPKKETKKDSE, encoded by the coding sequence ATGAGTAATAACGAAGTAATGAAAAAATTGCGTGTAGCATTACAGCTGCGCGATGATGATATAATTAAAATACTGGAGCTGGCCAATTTCCGAACTACCAAAACTGAGTTGAGCGCTATTTTCAGGGCGGATGATCATCCAAACTTTATGCCTTGTAAAGACCAGTTGCTGCGTAATTTTTTAAATGGCCTGGTTATATACAAACGTGGCCCGATGCCAAAAAAGGAAACTAAGAAAGATAGCGAATAA
- the fabF gene encoding beta-ketoacyl-ACP synthase II, with product MKRVVVTGMGVVSATGNDIVTFWNNIIEGNSPAKPITRFNPEKFKTRFATQIEGFDVTQYLDRNELKRSDLYTQYALIAAEQAIKDSGFDINNMSPFDIGVIFGTAQGGMETLEQQYREYAASGFEPHFNPFFIPKTLVNMAAGLISIKFGFMGLNFSTASACASANTAIMDAFNYIRFGKAKIIITGGSDAPISEASIGGYNSLKALSTRNDDPTKASRPFDVERDGFVMGEGSGILVLEEYEHAKARGAHIYCEVAGAAMTSDAYHITATHPEGKGAIQGMKLALQDGGLKASDIAFVNAHATSTPVGDISEAKAIHAVFNGNDNLHISATKSVTGHLLGAAGAVEAIIAVKAITDGIVPPTINTQNIDPEIPKGLKIVINEAIEKKVDAALSNTFGFGGHNGIVVFKKI from the coding sequence ATGAAAAGAGTTGTAGTAACCGGCATGGGGGTAGTTTCGGCTACCGGAAATGACATAGTCACTTTTTGGAATAATATAATTGAAGGTAACAGCCCGGCTAAACCTATAACTCGTTTTAACCCCGAGAAGTTTAAAACACGCTTTGCCACACAGATAGAAGGATTTGACGTTACACAATATTTAGATAGAAACGAACTTAAAAGGAGCGACCTATATACGCAATATGCATTAATTGCAGCCGAACAAGCTATTAAAGATTCGGGCTTTGACATAAATAACATGTCGCCCTTTGATATAGGGGTGATATTTGGCACCGCACAAGGTGGCATGGAAACGCTTGAGCAACAATACAGGGAGTATGCCGCATCCGGCTTCGAGCCGCATTTTAATCCATTCTTTATTCCAAAAACTTTGGTAAACATGGCCGCGGGCCTTATCTCTATCAAGTTTGGTTTTATGGGCTTAAACTTCTCTACAGCATCGGCCTGCGCAAGTGCCAATACCGCTATTATGGATGCTTTTAATTATATCCGTTTTGGCAAAGCTAAGATCATTATCACGGGCGGTTCAGATGCGCCTATCAGCGAAGCATCTATAGGTGGTTATAATTCATTAAAAGCCCTATCAACACGTAACGATGACCCGACAAAGGCGTCGCGCCCCTTTGATGTAGAAAGAGACGGATTTGTAATGGGCGAAGGATCCGGTATTTTAGTTTTAGAGGAGTACGAACATGCCAAGGCACGTGGCGCACATATCTATTGCGAGGTTGCAGGCGCCGCCATGACATCTGATGCCTACCACATCACAGCAACCCATCCCGAAGGTAAAGGTGCCATACAGGGCATGAAACTGGCCTTACAAGACGGAGGATTAAAGGCAAGCGATATAGCTTTTGTAAACGCCCATGCTACATCAACACCTGTTGGCGATATAAGCGAGGCAAAAGCAATCCACGCCGTGTTTAACGGTAACGACAATTTGCATATTAGCGCAACCAAGTCGGTAACCGGTCACTTACTGGGTGCTGCAGGGGCGGTTGAAGCTATAATAGCTGTAAAAGCCATTACCGATGGTATTGTGCCGCCAACCATCAACACACAAAATATTGATCCGGAGATACCTAAAGGCCTTAAAATTGTGATAAACGAAGCTATTGAGAAAAAGGTGGATGCTGCCTTAAGCAATACCTTTGGCTTTGGCGGGCATAACGGTATAGTAGTATTCAAAAAAATATAA
- a CDS encoding inositol phosphorylceramide synthase produces MANAVGDDIHIDTKTISIVTGTSFAYLLLSYFMVGFKTDQLVLIGIFNVLFYASVITRKFILGFTIFIVYWIIFDYMKAFPNYNYNQVAIGGLYNAEKSLFGINVNGVILTPNEYLLLKKNTLIDIFAGIFYLCWIPVPLGFAAFMFFKNKREFLSFSLTFLLVNLLGFVVYYTYPAAPPWYIQVHGFNFVPLTMGNTAGLARFDKYFNVTIFQSIYAKGSNVFAAMPSLHSAYPVIVLYYAIRNRLGWVNVIFATVTVGIWFTAVYASHHYVLDVLAGIICATLGISLYNLLLSRWGFLKRFLVNYQKFIQ; encoded by the coding sequence ATGGCTAATGCTGTTGGCGATGATATACATATCGATACAAAAACAATAAGTATTGTAACCGGTACATCATTCGCATATTTACTTCTCTCCTACTTCATGGTTGGCTTTAAAACCGATCAACTGGTACTTATAGGCATATTCAACGTACTATTTTATGCTTCGGTAATTACCCGTAAGTTTATTTTAGGCTTTACCATATTTATAGTTTACTGGATAATTTTTGATTATATGAAGGCATTCCCTAATTATAATTACAACCAGGTTGCTATAGGTGGTTTGTACAATGCCGAAAAAAGCCTATTTGGTATTAACGTTAACGGCGTCATTTTGACTCCCAACGAGTATCTGCTGTTAAAGAAGAACACCTTAATAGATATCTTTGCCGGTATATTTTATCTATGCTGGATACCTGTTCCACTGGGCTTTGCAGCCTTTATGTTTTTTAAAAATAAACGGGAATTTTTAAGCTTTTCTTTAACCTTTTTACTGGTAAACCTGTTGGGTTTTGTAGTATATTATACCTACCCTGCTGCACCACCGTGGTATATACAGGTGCATGGGTTCAACTTTGTGCCCCTAACCATGGGTAATACCGCTGGTTTAGCACGGTTCGACAAGTATTTTAACGTTACTATATTTCAATCTATTTACGCGAAAGGCTCTAACGTATTTGCTGCCATGCCCTCCTTGCATTCGGCATACCCGGTTATAGTGTTATACTACGCTATCAGAAACCGCCTGGGCTGGGTTAATGTAATTTTTGCTACGGTTACAGTCGGCATATGGTTTACAGCTGTTTATGCCAGCCACCATTATGTGCTCGATGTGCTTGCAGGCATAATATGTGCTACATTAGGTATTAGTTTATACAATCTATTACTTTCCAGGTGGGGCTTTTTAAAACGTTTCCTCGTTAATTACCAGAAATTTATACAGTAA
- a CDS encoding pseudouridylate synthase — translation MLDILYQDDNLIAINKPHGLLVHRSSIAADAEEFALQILRDQVGKKVNPVHRIDRKTGGVLLFAFDKPTEIAMQQAFMENRVNKKYLAIVRGYTPDAEEINYPLRKENGTLQDALTRYTTLKHAELQVAYGSHPTSRYSLVQAVPQTGRMHQLRKHFAHIFHPIIGDRTHGCNKQNKLFKETWEMETMLLHAEELSFTHPVTKTTVTINAPFQPEFLRVMEIMSW, via the coding sequence ATGCTGGATATACTATACCAGGATGATAATTTAATTGCCATTAACAAACCACACGGTTTATTGGTGCATCGTTCATCAATAGCTGCCGATGCGGAAGAATTTGCTTTGCAGATATTACGCGATCAGGTAGGGAAGAAGGTTAACCCGGTGCACCGCATCGATAGGAAAACAGGGGGCGTATTGCTGTTTGCGTTTGATAAGCCTACCGAGATTGCCATGCAACAAGCATTTATGGAAAACAGGGTTAATAAAAAGTACCTGGCTATTGTACGCGGCTACACGCCGGATGCAGAAGAAATTAATTACCCTTTACGCAAAGAGAACGGCACTTTACAGGATGCCTTAACGCGATATACCACTTTAAAACATGCTGAACTACAGGTGGCATATGGTTCGCACCCTACATCGCGTTACTCGCTGGTACAGGCGGTGCCGCAAACCGGGCGTATGCACCAATTGCGCAAACATTTCGCCCATATATTCCATCCCATTATTGGCGACCGTACCCATGGTTGTAATAAGCAGAATAAATTATTTAAGGAAACCTGGGAGATGGAAACCATGTTATTACATGCCGAGGAGTTAAGTTTCACTCATCCGGTTACTAAAACAACCGTTACCATAAATGCACCGTTTCAGCCGGAATTTCTTAGGGTGATGGAGATAATGAGCTGGTGA